One genomic segment of Actinoplanes ianthinogenes includes these proteins:
- a CDS encoding alpha/beta fold hydrolase, with protein sequence MSERTEIQLADGVRLHAEVSGPADAPVTVILLHGWCLDRRTWRHQVTALSGLGRRAPRVIAYDTRGHGRSSATRRHAATLDQLGDDLAEVVRRLAPTGPVVLGGHSMGGMTIMEYAHRHPDEFAARVAGLLLVSTTAEGHTHTRYGLPPTMAGLLRAGETFGAGVLARSGAWRPHRAVLPALAPALRWLLFGDRVTDDDLGLTLRSVGRASLRSIGGFRTSIGAQQRLDTLAAVGDVPAAVLVGDRDRLTPPPCAESIASALPAAELTVCPGAGHMLPLERPEEVSAALLAIVRRVNRGSRKAPRRAHYPEAA encoded by the coding sequence ATGTCCGAGCGAACCGAGATCCAGCTGGCCGACGGCGTGCGGCTGCACGCCGAGGTCTCCGGCCCCGCGGACGCCCCGGTGACCGTGATCCTGCTGCACGGCTGGTGCCTGGACAGGCGGACCTGGAGGCACCAGGTCACCGCACTCAGCGGGCTGGGCCGCCGGGCTCCGCGGGTGATCGCCTACGACACGCGGGGGCACGGGCGCTCCTCGGCCACCCGGCGCCACGCCGCCACCCTGGATCAGCTCGGCGACGACCTGGCCGAGGTGGTGCGCCGGCTGGCCCCGACCGGGCCGGTGGTGCTCGGCGGGCACTCGATGGGCGGTATGACGATCATGGAGTACGCGCACCGTCACCCGGACGAGTTCGCCGCCCGGGTGGCCGGCCTGCTGCTGGTCTCCACCACCGCCGAGGGACACACCCACACCCGGTACGGCCTGCCGCCCACCATGGCCGGCCTGCTGCGGGCCGGCGAGACCTTCGGCGCCGGCGTGCTGGCCCGCTCCGGCGCCTGGCGGCCGCACCGGGCCGTGCTGCCCGCGCTGGCCCCGGCGCTGCGCTGGCTGCTCTTCGGCGACCGGGTCACCGACGACGACCTGGGCCTGACCCTGCGCAGCGTGGGCCGGGCGTCGCTGCGGTCGATCGGCGGGTTCCGCACCTCGATCGGCGCGCAGCAGCGGCTGGACACTCTCGCCGCGGTCGGCGACGTGCCCGCCGCGGTGCTGGTCGGCGACCGGGACCGGCTCACCCCGCCGCCGTGCGCCGAGTCGATCGCTTCCGCCCTGCCGGCCGCCGAGCTGACCGTCTGCCCCGGCGCCGGCCACATGCTGCCGCTGGAGCGCCCGGAGGAGGTCTCCGCCGCGCTGCTGGCCATCGTCCGCCGGGTGAACCGCGGCAGCCGTAAGGCACCGCGGCGCGCGCACTACCCCGAGGCCGCTTAG